The sequence TATCTTTTTTTTATGATAAGGTGcaattctttaaaatatttttagcaATTTAAATCTGTTAAATTTAGACTTTTAATTGGATATATTCTGTTAAAAACTAATATATAAGTACCTTGTAACCGtatcatatttatttatattttaattaaaggtAAATTGTTAAGCAATTTAGGGAGAGTAGTTAATAAGTTCACTATTTAAGTATATTACATCAAAtcaaacataatattattatccAAAAGTAAGCTAATAAAAGTTGAATCtttcaaatatataaattaaaaaagaaacagATATAAAATAAGACCATAAACCAAATTTACACATTAAACTTCTGCACAATTAAGTTGTGTAAAGAAATAATAAACCAGAGGAACCATCATCATGCTGTGATCTGTCCATGTTCAGTCTTAGGGTCCTTTTCTACCTCCTCAAAGTAATCCTCACGGGCATTGTCAGCCAACATCAGTGCCACCAACCAGAAAAGTGCTGAATCAAGGGACACAAAAGCACCACCACCGAGCAGACCAGTTTTCGCGGTAGGGCAATCAGACTTGTTGCGGTGAACATTGTGCATCAGGTGGAATTGCTCTGTGAGTGTAGGCCACAACAACAGGGCTGCAGCTAATCCTGCTGTGAACAAAGCAATGTTGAAGAATACCATAAAGGTAGTGCTCCTGAATAAAGCACCTTGTGGAATGGACTTTCCCTTGTATGGATAAAACAATGACCACAGCCCGAAAACTGTTGATACTAAGAGGAATGCAAGGGATAGATACCCTAACACTACTGTTGGATCAGAAGGATATTTGCACATAACAACACCTATTCCTGGGACTGGTGTCCCTGCAGCAGGCTGTCAAGATAACAAGGGTACAATTTGCATAATAAAAACAACATTGCACTGAATGAGATTGGAGATAATTTTTGGTAAACATCTCAAACAAATAAACCATTTCTCCACAACCAAGCCTAGAATTTTGTCTAAGCCCAAATTCAAGACTTTAATGGGGCGTTTCGTATGAGATTTAGACTGGAATAAGAATGTaacatttaaattaaatttgaatgacaAAGGGTTTGTGTTTTTAAATAggttttacttttaaaattaaaatgatgGTAACGTTAATCCCCTCAAAAGTATGGGTTTCATTTCATATTCCCTCCAAGCCTACTCCCTCTAATTTTACTCTCTCCAACTCAAATTCACATAAACATAACTAGAATAGAATGACATTCTAATACGAATAGAATTAAAGTTGTTTCCTTTCAATTCTATTTCATTCTCTCCAACCAAACGTCACCTAAGTTGTTGTCTAAGCCTAGAATTTTTTCAAGAAAGTGAATTGACATTCTATTACAAATACTCTTCTGctccaaattcaaaaataaatatcaatgtCACATATCATACATCCAAATTCAGAGAAAAAAAAAGCagaaattaaattattacctttttgTTTTCAGCAACAACTCCAAAAATGAAGGACAACACACCAGAAAAGGCCACTATCAACGAAAACTGCTTAATAGATAAGGCCATTTTTCCTGTTTAATTTAATGAATATCCTacaaaaataaaacattaaatTGAATTTAGGGGATTCCAGAATCAAAGTAtatgaaaaaggaaaagaatgtttatttacaaattattaattGATTCCCAGATGATTTTACAGAAAACTCACCGAAGAAAAGatataaaatcgcaattattatAGGAATGAAGAATGAATGAAGAgtagaggagagagagagatccgAAGGTCTCTCGAGATTAGAGTTTtggtagagagagaaaaagagaaaggaTTATTATAAAATGGGGATTCTTTGTGGAGAGAGAAAAGTACAAATATAGAGTCAACCCTGCCTGGAATCTCGCTCCTTTCTAACTAACTTCTTATCACAACTGAATCTATAAATATCCctttcaaacaaaataaataaaatgggcCCACCAGGCCCACTAGCCTAGCCCAGCCCAACCCAGTACGTATTAATTCAAGGGATTATTTTACAAGAATATAAAAAcagcaaaaaaattataaaaataccgtTTCACAGATtcttaaacatttttacgatttttttgattttatttacagaaaatacggtctttttatgttgtaatcttgttaatttgttgttgattttttgttatatgtatgttattttttattgttatttttatgttacttttatgtagttttcttgttgattttatgttgttttcgtgttattttttggaaaaccgtaaaaatgtaaaaaaacattctttgaacgtaatttttacaaaaaatggtgccttatgtaattattccttaaTTCAAATCATTCAACACTAATGTTGCAATTATATTAGATAAAGAGTGATTAGTGGATACTAAAAATACGATCTGTCTCAATAAGAGAGGATCGCGCCAAACAATGCGTATTGTTTTACAAATCTTAAAGAGATATTACCAACTTTGACAATCAAAGCTTTACATTCTGAAATAATATGATCATAAGGAGAAGTCATGTTTATTACTTTATAAATCTTAGATAACATTATATGGTTCATTAAGTATCTTATTTTCAATGTTGAAGAAAAGAGgtctaccttttttttttatttatttaaacgtTTATACTCTtttatggccacttgagctaacATCAAGTGATTAAGAAAGAAAATACGTGATTGTGGATTCCACTTTAACTCTTCTTCAAACTATTTAATGCTTTTTACTAGTACCAATATTAATAATGCACAgaaaatatatatgattttttgttAGCCTAAGGTAAAATCATATCTTTTTATGGTGTCGatacaatataatatattacacAGTACATATATAATGATATAATACGGAGTACATATATAATTCCAAGCTGATTTTGCATTTCAATTGTTTGATAATTGAATTTTTCAGTTGTATTTTTGTAGAAAATATATTGAAATGGTGTGTAGAGTATGTTGTAATAATATAAAAGATATTTAGTGCTACACAACATACTCTTTCATAGTTTTACAATACTCTTtttatttgcttgttttttagATAGATCATTTagttttttaaagtttatttattcgattgctaaataaaaataagaatttagtTGATTGGTACTTTGCTACCATCATTGTTGaaacaattttatttatttgagtatTACTTGTCaaaacgatacgtatacttgcataattttatattttttgtaatagaTTTCATTTACTTTTGATTCAAGCGTTGAAATTAGATTGAAGGGGAGAGAAGAAACAAAGTGTGTGAGAGTGAGAGTTTCAGATACCAATCCCAAAAGTTATGTTCTTGGAGTACTCGGATTGAATATTTTTGAGTTCTTTTTGTAAAACTCTTGAAGTGTGTTCTTAGTTAGTGTTGTAATAATGATCGTCAACTGAATAAGAGAAATATCACCTTAAGGGAGGTAACACGAAGTAAGAATTGCCTTTTGGCAGATGCTcgataaaattttgatttttttgtttttatgctTTGAATTATTTTCTCTGTAATTTGTTGTGATTATTAGTTTTTGATGTTAGTTGAATTGATTATTGTACAATTACAACCATAATTAATTGTACATTGATGATATGTACGCACttttaataaaacaatacaTACAATGATAGATCTGTgagactaattaataaatagtagagcaatttgcggcgaaaccccttatgttttgatttttatatacttaacccccttatctttatttttggtggcaaaacccccttatgttttaatttttatacacttaacccccttatcttttttttttgtggcaaaacccccttatgttttaatttttatacacttaacccccttatcttttttttggtgccaaaacccccttatgtttatttttctttgcaaatttgacacgccagttaaatattaccgttaaatatcaactggatgaccactgtatacacctttgtatatgtaacggtaaaacctcgaagtcgatacagtagtaatccagttagtatttaacggtaatatttaactaaaactttaaatttgcaaagaaaagtaaactgaagggggttttgccaccaaaacaaaagatagaggggttaagtgtataaaaattaaaacataggggggttttgccactaaaaaaaaagataagggggttaagtgtataaaaattaaaacataagggggttttgccaccaaaaataaagataagggggttaagtgtataaaaatcaaaacataagggggtttcgccgcaaattgctctAAATAGTAAATCTTATACGaaataaatatgaatataattaaAGGAAACTGTTGTTTTATTGTGCGtaatatttttgtgcatactatATCATCAGTTTCTAGCTAGCTACTACGTAATTTTCGATCCTCAGATGATTTTTTGGAATACTTAAAAGCCAAGAACACTCCAAGAGCTATTCCTATTGAAATGACAACCAAAAATTTGGTAGTTTTACTCTTTTTGGCAATCTGATTATGAGCTTTTCGACATCGATGCTTTAAGCTGATAATTTGTTCAACAAATATGGTCTTTTTTGGCATGGTTATGCATAGATAATCACCTTCGAATTTGAAATCAATTTTGCTCAAATCATATTCTTTTGATGAAAATCTTAAGTCCTTTTTAAATCGCTTCATAATTTGGttagaatttgatccatcataaGGACGTTCTCCACTAATGATTATTTCGTTGTTGggtttcttctctatttttattTGATCCATTTCAAAacctataattatcaaatataaGGAAACATAATTAGGAAAAgtctaattaatattaaaacatACATATCAAGACCTTTATCCAATTAATACTTTGTTGGATAAAAGTTCTAATCGTTTAATCCCTTTTagaatttaattagaaaataaataaattatgttCATAACGAATTTGAATTAATCAAatgatttttaataattattgaaaaagtaCTAAATTAAAAAGtacattatataaaattaaaacaaaattagaCAAAATATTTCTAAGCATATTATTtttctctatttatttatttatttatttttatctggTAAAATCAGAAATATACATTTACAACAAATCGATAcacctattattatttttctctatttgTTTGTAAGAGGAAAATTAAtaatcataaaaaatattttagataaATTAGGGCTTTATAACTcttgaaaatgaaaattaataaatatacatacCTTGAAGACAAATCTTGAGAACATCGAAGGTATCCTTCCATTCCCATTCGATTTTGGGTTCGAAATCAtcataataattagttttattagtGTCCATTTAATTTGATCTTCTATGAAAAAAGCTCTAAAATTAAATAcagtatacatatataaatataaatatatagttaggTTACTTTTGGTATAACCTttaaaatggtataaattttgCTTGCATTTGTAGCTTTCCAAAATatatattccttttttttttttctgttaaaattaacatatttaatTAACCTTTCTTGTCAACAAAGCATTTGGATGCCAAGCTAGCCTTCGAACAATTAATACTATGTAGTTATTTGTTTTTGCCACTCTTCCATTACTTAGTGTGAATAGTTGAAAGCTATACTATGTGCAATTTTATCACTATACATATGATATGAATTAATATGAGCTATATCTATATTGCGATGAATTTTTGTGGttaaaaatatctataatattttaagtattttaaatttaaattagatattttttttatataaaatatttaaataattttaattttaaatatatataataaaattatttatataaaaaaaataatattataaaattaagaaaaaaatattctatcaatagtatatttaattaaagttaacataaaaatataaaaaaaaaaaatatcattaaacCAAAATTTTTATTACACTTACTACACTAACAATGACCAGATATTGTTAATGGGTTTCATTTTATTGTTAAGATCAATTAATCTAATttctaacaaaataattaaactattttGGTTTTATATATGGCTCACACTAACACACCTCCACTGCCCACTTGGGTAAATAAAATCATAGTGAGAACTTGTAACATTGAATGAAAAACAATCAATAATTAGAAATATGTTGGTAAAGTATATACattcaattatttattagaaACATTATTATTAATCAACACAATTATTCAAATATCAAACAAACTTAACATGTTATGATtatgatgatgataataatcAATATATTAGAATAGGTGGTTTTGAAGTCCAATTCCATACAAAGAAACCCCCAACAATAATACCAACAACAACCACCACAGCAACTCCCAAAGCTACATTTTTGCCAATCATACCATATTCTCCCAATGGGCTCGAACAACCTCGTATTGATTCAATCCCGCTTCCTTTGTTGATCGTTTGATCAGGTTTGTCAGCTCGTGGTGGTGCTAGTGttatattattatcattatttattGGGAAGATCTTCGGAATTGTTATGTAGAGAATGTTTTTGGTAAATTTAGCTCGAATTTGATCTGTTTTGCActctttttcaattttgattTCTTTGCGAAAACGAATTTTTTTGGTACCAATATTGTTGTCAACATGAGTATTATTAATAGTGTTTTCACCACTAATTGTTAGGATGCCAATGGTGTTGACTTGAACCctcaaattttcttttttgaatcCTATACAATAATTTATATCACAAgattcaaatattaattttgctTCCACATAtaagattttttatatattatgaatATTAATTGCTAAGCAAAATGTAAATTTGTAAGAGAAGACTTTTAtatgactatatatatattttgataaaataTAGGTTTATAAAATTTGTCATATTAATAATGGAGCATTGAGTAAAATATAAGCCTTATACAATATTTTActcttctttctttattttttttttttcttttttgaaaaatggCAATAAAAATATAGCATTTGTATTTGATATCAAACATCTTCCACACAttctttccaaaaaaaaaaaaaaatcttctaacacgtttaaaaaaaataatactaatttttcttttctatataTGTGGACAgtgaaaagtaataataaacgAGAAAAAAAAACATCTGTGCACCCAAATTTTAGAggagaaaaatgagaaaattaattaaaatcttaattatgattaagcactaataattatatataataaaatatacctTGGAGATGAAGCTCAAGAATATCACGTTCTTGTCCTCTTTGCCACTTACAAAATGGTTCAAAGTCCTCATAACAACTCTTGAAATAAGCTGCCATTACAATTGTTTTTCAAGTttctttatacatatataaacacacatatatatataggtagaaAATGTCATGAGTAATATTTGGTGTCTTGTACAcgcaaaaataaagaaaggTGTGTTGTGTTAGTGAGTTTCTCCTCAAAATGGGATCATTTAATATTCCTATGTATTTATGTTAATTaggttattaataataatattccaAGTTTTCTTTATCACAAAACCAAGCACATAACAACGTGCATATGATTCACTCACATGATCATATTGGATGTAAATATACTTTTTTGATCACAAattatcaatgtaatctattggAATAGGTGTGAAAATTACACCacttatttatatgtttaagaAGAGTGttaattataatatcttattacAATTTTTATGTCCAAAATCACATAccgtaatatttttttaaaaaaaattgttttcatAACGCcggtattcgttatagttacaatattattcttgtaaattttttaaaaattctaaatagtttACCGCAAAAATAGAGtttttaatatttcaatttacTACGTATGTTCAAAAAACTTCATACTCATTTTTGATACTGTAAactatacaaaattttaaaatatttacaaaaataatattataattataacgaATATCGTCACATATGTGTTTTCAGGTATAGATGTTGACTTAAAGATTATAATAAAAGATTAACAGTAAcacaaataattttattaagttgAATGATATTGGTTGCTTGATAAGATCTCCATCGCATTGGCGTTGAAGCCAGATTATTCTTAACCAAAAGAGAAAATGCTTAAAGGTATAAGTAGTACCTAGCACCTTCCAATGTGTAAATATCACTATAAGTCTAACTAAATATTAAGTCTCATATAATTCAATGTGATAACTTTTAGAGAGTATCGCTATCCAATCGCAAGATCACATGTCTAGAAATGCTAGACACTACTGGTGCCCAATAACAATGTTCTGACCAAAAATCATattaccaaaagaaaaaaagaaagaaaaactaaaGCACCATCTTCTAGGGATGCTATGAAAAGACCCCCAGTGTAGAATTGTTGAGTAAAAGTTTGAATACATACAAATACAAGACAAAGAACATCAACTTCTAGTCTAGAACAAAATTAAGAATATCATCACTATTTTCATCATAGGATGCATGTACTCTTGTGGTGTCCCATGCAAAACCAGATTGTGTTGCTACAAAAGATGGCTTGTTCAACTTCATCTTCTACTTTCTGAAACCAGTAATCTAATCTTTACATTCACATCCCAATCGCCATTATTCCTCGTAACATTATTAACTAACTCTTAGAAACTTCGACAAGCAAGACAAATTATTTACCAGCTGTGAGTCGCCGCTGCTAGTACCTTTCTCTTCTCACCCGAAGTATAACAACATTTTTCCTTCTTCAACCCTATATCACTTCAAGTTCATAGCTATGGTTCTATGATTCATTACAGTACTGGTGTCACTCACTTGGTTTCCTCTTTTCTCGCCCAATTAACTTGCAAAAGCATTTTTCCTTCTCCGGTACATAGCTATATATAGTTCTGTGATTCATTACCGGGGAAAGATCCATAGGATAGGAGTTCAGTCTAGATCCAAACACCACAGGTGGTCATCATAATCAGACACCATCAGGAATTTTATGTAGTCATGCTCAtgtgttcttcttcttccaaCTGCAAGTCTCAACTCGCTAAACAGTCTCAATTTTGCAAATAATCTTGCAGATTTAATCCCCGTTTAAACAATTAACTTAAAGATAATGCAGGATCACAAAATGTACCACCAACAAGCTGAAGCAGCAACAGTTGTTGATTGTGGCCAACATGAAGACTCAAAAGGTGCAATGATCCTTAAGGACTTGCCTAGCAAGATCAATAGCTCCGCTTCTTTTATAGATTAAATGCAGATTGAAAGCTGCTTCCCTGCGGAGGTCACAATAGCCAGACCTCTGATTCTCTGAGTCTTGACTCTCACTTGGATGATTGCGCATGGGGTGATCCTTCTCACACATTGTCAGAACTTTTTCATAATATGATGCTGCCAATGTTACCAGACCAACATGATGGTATGCTCGAGCTATATTGTACAGAGCTTCCTGAAAACAAACACAGACAGTGGGCATGACAGCTTGTTACGAATATTCTATAACGTAAAAATTTCCATCAgttgaaaagaagaaaaataaaattaaagcaAGCTTCAGTATTAATGTGATATGTAGACTTCATAAGAACTACACAGGCCAGGTCTTGAAAGATGTCATTAGAGCCAATGCTATGCAGAGGTATGAGTCTAAGTTGTATTTACTAGAGGGGCCTTCTTAAAATTCCTCCAATTTCCACAGCACGTAGTTATTTCGATACAACTTCCTAAGACAATACAGTCTTgtagaaaagtttaacacatGGCTTCTTTGTTGGGTGCTATCACTAAGAATTTTAAAGAGTGTcttattattttacttatttaatcATGGATAACAATGTTCGAAAGTGTTTTATCTAGTGGGGCTAAGTTTACTAGGAGTCCTTCATTTGGTCTTTCTGTATTTTCACCCGCTCCTTGGTCCTCTCCTATATCGGTACAAAGTATAAATGAGTAGATGAACACAACAGATTTTCAGTCATTCGAATCAGGTGGTCCTTGAAACTCTCTAAGATTCAAGACTACAAATATGCAAATAGTCAACAGTTTGGATCAATTTTAGTTCCAGCCCAATCCATTTCACACAACTGAAGCTAGCACCTTACAAATAATCAACTTGCAAACAAACAAATATCAAACAAGTTAAAGGGGTAATAGAACCAAACCTGGCTACTTTCACAATgccttaaattattatataggaAGGCTAAGCCTTGTGTAAGACACTGATGTTTATTTTGAAGTCTGAATCCTAGTGCTAAATTGATTAAAGTAGTTCCtgcaagaagaaagaaaaaaaatcttaatttgcTTTATTATTACATTACTCCAATTCAAAGAGGTAGAAGAGGAAAAAGAGAAACATACCAACACAGAGATTTATCAAGGGGCTCTCGGGTAACAGTTTATAAGCTTCGAGATACTTCCTTGCAGCATCTTGATGATGGCTGCCACTGGTAAGCTGGTGTGCAGAAATAAGAATGGGTGGGACACAATCTTTAAGTTTTCCTTGCATAAACTGCAGAAACTTATAATGTCTTGTATCACGATTCTCCAATCTGAAACGTTGCAAAGAACAAAATGACTAAAATTACAACAGCATAATGAAGATCTGAATTTCAAACCCATATATGTTATTGAAGGGACATGATTCACACATGAAAATAGTTTTCATTACCTTGAAATAACTTTGTAGTAGCAATTCCATGCGGCAATACTGTATGGATGCTGCTGAACAATGTACTTAACATAGTCGAAACCATGCTTTGGTTCTGTGATGTTGTAGGCTAGTTCTGTTCAAGATTATACGAGTAATTTAGCCAtatcaaaacaataaaataagctATCTTATAGTGAAATTTGTgcctaaaaattaaatattaaatatttcaaaattaggATAAAGATCCAAAAGAAGATGAGTAGAAAAATAAAAGCCTTACTAGCTCCAAGCATCCGAAGCTCCTCCTTTTTATCCGCAGATAAACTGTTATTTGCCAATCTCAGACTAAGACTTATAATCTCTAACGCATCTGAAAATCTTTGCAAGGTGGCTAGTGTCTTACATAGCTATGAAGACATGAAAGATATAGAATAAGCAGACAAATAGTTAATGTGTTTAGCATGAGATATTAAGCAAAAAGTAACTTAAACAATGGAATTACTACTTACATTGATGATAAGAAGATGATGCTCTTCATCTTTAAGAATATTAGGCAGAGGAGCTTCTCTATGTTCTTGTAACTACAGATATCACAGATAATTGCAAATTATTCATGCACAAGTTTAAAAATACACTGCGCTCGAAACAGTGACCTTTCAAATTCACAAGTAGTATACCAGAGATTCATCATCTGCATCATCATCAGACTGCCACTCAACTCCAGCAGCAAGTGCCTtggctttctcttcctctttcTTCTGAAGCATCTTTTTTGCTCTGCAAGCTTTTAACCTGATTGTATGAACATAAGATAATCAGATTTAAGATGAATTAATAAACAGATAGAAAATGATCATAAAGATATATGCATAAACTTTGATGGTAGAGAAGACTGTGGAAGGACAGCAGTAATGGCGATATGTTGGGTACAAGGGTTTATTCCCTCTATTTATAGAGAATGAACTTGCCACCTCCGCAACTAATTACAATCTAATAGCCAAAGATAAAAAGACACGCCACTCTAAACAATTAGTCATACTCGGCCTACATGGCTTTTCTTCCTATGGTACACTAACCAGATGGGAGGTTTATCAAAAAATCAGATATGTTTGGTTATTATGTAAAAGAGTTGAAAGGCATTTGTACTAACTCACGGACTGCgaccaattttttttactagGATCCCCGTCTAACCCTACAATATTTGGGGGCCGAAAAACTATAGCAATTGCTATGTAGATACCCAGGAGAGACTCGAATCTCAGACTTGTGAGAGCAAACCACATGCCTTTG is a genomic window of Cannabis sativa cultivar Pink pepper isolate KNU-18-1 chromosome 9, ASM2916894v1, whole genome shotgun sequence containing:
- the LOC115721696 gene encoding uncharacterized protein LOC115721696; protein product: MALSIKQFSLIVAFSGVLSFIFGVVAENKKPAAGTPVPGIGVVMCKYPSDPTVVLGYLSLAFLLVSTVFGLWSLFYPYKGKSIPQGALFRSTTFMVFFNIALFTAGLAAALLLWPTLTEQFHLMHNVHRNKSDCPTAKTGLLGGGAFVSLDSALFWLVALMLADNAREDYFEEVEKDPKTEHGQITA
- the LOC115723188 gene encoding uncharacterized protein LOC115723188; protein product: MAAYFKSCYEDFEPFCKWQRGQERDILELHLQGFKKENLRVQVNTIGILTISGENTINNTHVDNNIGTKKIRFRKEIKIEKECKTDQIRAKFTKNILYITIPKIFPINNDNNITLAPPRADKPDQTINKGSGIESIRGCSSPLGEYGMIGKNVALGVAVVVVVGIIVGGFFVWNWTSKPPILSFEMDQIKIEKKPNNEIIISGERPYDGSNSNQIMKRFKKDLRFSSKEYDLSKIDFKFEGDYLCITMPKKTIFVEQIISLKHRCRKAHNQIAKKSKTTKFLVVISIGIALGVFLAFKYSKKSSEDRKLRSS